Proteins encoded together in one Lathamus discolor isolate bLatDis1 chromosome 3, bLatDis1.hap1, whole genome shotgun sequence window:
- the PRSS56 gene encoding serine protease 56 translates to MEQGGKRMRGAIPGVRLVPPVLLSMLSLLQLVVGAPLGQGLYPMPAGVLQALSSRGTLVLEAALRSALLALERALAEQQRQRGACGLCPPCLFPPCANLTHRCSLPAVSPTVPPSCQALLDAQALTELPQRNWALSQACAPYQRLCPPEGASHACAQLSTRLCHYRLQECRMAASGPDAQEEVAMPGSCGHRGVPQANTTAPRGRIMGGSVALLGSWPWLVSVRLHGELMCGGVLVGLSWVLTAAHCFAGNQNELAWTVVVGDHELGKHRAGKQVVAVRRILPHPKFNPKTFHGDLALLELAVPLVPSPTVSPVCLPSSPTEPSPGTACYIAGWGSLYEEGPAADVVMEAQVPLLSQETCRGALGKDLITNTMFCAGYLSGGIDTCQGDSGGPLACQDPSSHRFVLYGITSWGDGCGERGKPGVYTRVTAFTDWLRLQMDPAPGSREPSCFDLLAVSQLPPEQQPPERARLCAFYTGSCRAPQGRAACSRLAEETCHARTRRCELHSYAQTLVDLLRRAGDFIRNQLDFSFFTHALPQLLGKIYGHFFHHRGRRDAPGPAVAEGQPSPMAEGPRRRPTRQGAGRPPPFAGLFGAVGPRLQDWVEVLRAMEGGSPLAPIPDAGQLTRETWLFLQQGKEEVEELVGHGRAFLAQLRTELDLGTSLGAMELQQAPGELAGTSTPSCEPQELGRSAPREKRELMPLGLPGVEEEEEEAGVGRACPGLNESAVRVGAVRELYAWVLRVPEPDLAMTFQEILVDLSSKNTKGLYRAQVRATVGGRPTAFTGLVGLESDSLARSMPGLVALALEALKT, encoded by the exons ATGGAGCAAGGAGGCAAGAGGATGCGGGGTGCAATTCCCGGGGTCCGCCTGGTCCCCCCCGTGCTGCTGTCGatgctgtcactgctgcagctAGTGGTGGGGGCCCCCCTGGGCCAGGGGCTGTACCCCATGCCAGCCGGTGTCTTGCAAG CACTGTCAAGCCGGGGGACGCTGGTGCTGGAGGCGGCTCTGAGGAGCGCACTGCTGGCATTGGAACGGGCGCTGGCCgagcagcagcggcagcgggGTGCCTGCGGGCTCTGTCCCCCCTGCCTCTTTCCCCCCTGCGCCAACCTCACCCACCGCTGTTCAC TGCCAGCCGTGTCCCCCACCGTGCCCCCCAGCTGCCAGGCCCTGCTGGATGCCCAGGCACTCACCGAGCTGCCCCAGCGCAACTGGGCATTGAGCCAGGCCTGTGCCCCCTACCAGCGCCTGTGCCCACCCGAGGGGGCCTCACATGCCTGTGCCCAGCTCAGCACCCGTCTCTGCCACTACCGCCTCCAGGAGTGCC GGATGGCAGCCTCAGGCCCTGACGCACAAGAGGAGGTGGCGATGCCAG GGAGCTGCGGGCACCGTGGGGTCCCCCAGGCCAACACGACAGCCCCCCGAGGACGGATCATGGGTGGCAGCGTTGCCCTCCTGGGGTCCTGGCCCTGGCTGGTGTCGGTGCGGCTCCATGGGGAGCTGATGTGTGGAGGGGTGCTTGTTGGGCTCTCTTGGGTCCTCACTGCGGCCCACTGCTTTGCTGG GAACCAGAATGAACTGGCATGGACAGTGGTGGTAGGTGACCATGAGCTGGGCAAGCACAGAGCAGGCAAGCAAGTAGTGGCTGTGCGGCGTATCCTGCCTCACCCCAAG TTCAACCCCAAGACGTTTCATGGGGACCTGGCGCTGCTGGAGTTGGCTGTGCCACTGGTCCCATCGCCCACTGTCAGCCCCGTGTgcctccccagcagccccacagagcccagCCCCGGCACCGCCTGCTACATTGCGGGCTGGGGCTCCCTCTATGAAG aggggcCAGCAGCTGACGTGGTGATGGAGGCACAGGTGCCCCTGCTCAGTCAGGAGACGTGCCGGGGTGCTCTGGGCAAGGACCTGATCACCAACACCATGTTCTGTGCTGGGTACTTGTCCGGGGGCATCGATACTTGCCAG GGTGACTCAGGGGGCCCGCTGGCATGCCAGGACCCCTCCTCGCACCGCTTTGTCCTCTATGGTATCACGTCGTGGGGCGACGGCTGTGGTGAGCGGGGCAAACCGGGTGTCTACACCCGCGTCACTGCCTtcacagactggctcagactcCAGATGGACC CTGCACCCGGCAGCCGGGAACCGAGCTgctttgacctgctggcagtGTCCCAGCTGCCCCCCGAGCAGCAGCCACCTGAGCGGGCTCGCCTCTGCGCCTTCTACACCGGGTCCTGCCGGGCCCCGCAGGGCCGCGCTGCCTGCTCCCGGCTGGCCGAGGAGACCTGCCATGCCAGGACCAGACGGTGTG AGCTGCACTCCTACGCCCAGACCTTGGTGGATCTCCTGCGCAGGGCTGGGGACTTCATCCGAAACCAGCTAGATTTCTCCTTCTTCACCCATGCTCTGCCACAGCTCCTGGGCAAGATCTATGGGCATTTCTTCCACCACCGTGGCCGCAGGGATGCCCCAG GCCCAGCTGTGGCAGAGGGCCAGCCAAGCCCCATGGCAGAGGGACCCCGGAGACGCCCCACCAG ACAGGGAGCTGGGAGGCCGCCCCCCTTTGCAGGGCTCTTTGGTGCTGTGGGACCCCGGCTGCAGGACTGGGTGGAGGTGCTGAGGGCCATGGAGGGGGGCAGTCCCCTGGCACCCATCCCAGATGCAGGGCAGCTCACCAGGGAGACATGGCTCTTCCTGCAG CAAGGcaaggaggaggtggaggagctggTGGGACACGGACGAGCCTTCCTTGCCCAGCTGCGGACAGAACTGGACCTTGGCACCTCCCTTGGAGCCATGGAGCTGCAACAAGCACCTGGAGAGCTGGCAGGGACCTCCACACCAAGCTGTGAGCCCCAGGAGCTGGGGA GGTCTGCACCAAGGGAGAAACGTGAGCTGATGCCCCTGGGGCTGCCaggggtggaggaggaggaggaggaggcaggtgTGGGCAGAG CCTGCCCTGGCCTCAATGAGTCAGCGGTGCGGGTGGGTGCTGTGCGGGAGCTGTACGCCTGGGTGCTGCGGGTGCCCGAGCCAGACCTGGCCATGACTTTCCAGGAG ATCCTGGTGGACTTGAGCTCCAAAAACACCAAGGGACTGTACCGGGCACAGGTGCGGGCCACAGTGGGGGGACGCCCCACAGCATTCACTGGCCTTGTGGGGCTGGAAAGTGACTCGCTAGCCCGCAGCATGCCCGGCCTCGTTGCTCTGGCACTTGAGGCACTGAAAACCTAA